Part of the Oncorhynchus mykiss isolate Arlee chromosome 23, USDA_OmykA_1.1, whole genome shotgun sequence genome is shown below.
TTGCCCTTACGGACAAGGCCCCGGCCTCAGCTCTCGAGCCTCTACCAGACCTCGACGAGCGGGAGGGCTGAGAGGGGTCCGACAGAGAGGTGCTCCTGGAGGTGCTGTCTTCCTCGGACTGTTCTCCCTGTGTCTTTTTCTCGTCGTCTGATAGGCGGTTGGCCAGCTTTAGCGTCTCCCCGCTAATGCCCTTAAAGTACTCGATGGTGCGTTTACAAACCTCGCTGGCGTTCTCCCTACTCGTCTCACCTGACGAGCTAACCTGAGACCTGTCTTTGATGGGCAACCTGGAGGGAAACTGTATAGCTACTCTTTCCCTGCTAGACTGAGTTGTTACCTGCACTGATATTGGGGAGCTGGGTGTGCTGCTCTTTTTAATATCTTTGATTGGGATTCTAGACCTGGGCTCTACTTTGGCAATGACAGGCTCtgctcttctcctcacctcaGCCTTGACAACCTGTTTGGGTTTTTGCTTCCCTATTGCTGTGCCTTGTGTATGGAACGACCACCCTGGCGCTTTGACAGGCAGCCTCGACTTTTGCTGCTTCGCCTCAGCTTCCTTGATGGCTTCACTTTGTCTTTGTTCAGCCTGAACACTGTTTTCTTCTACTTCTAGAGAGTCTCTACAGAACAAAGCTTCAATCCTACTGGCTTTCTGAAGGGTGGGTTCAGAAGACGACTGCAAATTAAACACCACACTGCCACATTGTATATAGTTAGCCTGGACGCTAGAGGACTCaaggttattgttgttattgcagTTCTCTGCAGGGTAATCTCTTCTTTCTGACAGCTTTGGGTCTCTGTATCCGCTAAACTGACTCCCCAGTGACTGGTTTTCCAAGCTAATGTATTCTGGCATCTGACTTTCTGACATCTCTGCCTTATAATCTGTGTGATCCCCCGAGTCTTTTTTCACTGTAATGGCTATTCCCATCTTAATGGGGGTGCGTAATTTGGGGTCAACTTTAGAGGCCGTAATCGTGAATGAGGACGTGGTCTCGGCTACTGTGTCACCAGAAGGCGCATCGGTACAGCCAGTGTCAGTGCCAGTCTGTGCAGGGCTGCACTTTGCTGATGTGCTGCTTTCTGTGGCAGTCTCTAACTtcaccccctcacccctctcccctgtTTTTGACTGAGAGGTAACTACCCCTGGACTCTTGCCCCCTCTCCCCTTGTCCCCTGATTTCCCATCAGAGGAATGCTCACCAATCTGGAAAAATTGAAGTCTCTCTTCAACAAAGTCCCGCTTGCTCATGTCAATTGCACCACTGCGCGTCATCTCAAACATCTTCCCCTCATGGAAGGGGAAAGGGTTAGGCTCGCTAGTCGGTGTGCTTTCATCAGTCGGGGTTCTAGCAGGGGTAGTGTCTGGAGTGGTGGCTTGCGATTTGTCCTCCACAGACAAACCAAAAGGCTTGGGATCTTCTTCTCTCGCTTTGGCATCAAaaactccttctccttctccccctttgCTTGACCAGGGGTCAAAGTCTAAGCCTTTCGTGGCGACTGTTTTGAAGGTAGAGTTTAACTCCTCTTCGAGTTGACAACGGAAATAGTTATCTGCAAAGTCTTGTCTATCACCCTGTCTATCTGGATGTCTTCCCTCAAGAGTGTAGTCTTTTTCATCTCCGGTGTTTTGGTCTGAGTTTGCTTTCCCATTATCCCCTCCATCCTCACTTGGCGTTTTCTCCTCCTCTATGACTTCAAGCTTTGATTGACTAAAGGAACGATCACATGTCTTGCCGTCATTGGACAGGCTTGATGTTTTAGGGTCTTGTTCACTCAATCCATCATCCTCATCTTGAAGGTCATAGCCATCGAGAGAGTCTATTTCAGTGGCATCTGTGTCATGAGAGAACTCAGCAGTTGTGGCTATGGAGCAGTCTGTGATTGACTGGTCGTTGCCATTTTTCTCTAAGTCTACATCCTCTTCTTTTTCAACGCCATTCGTGCCTGACTCCTTGTTGTTTCCGTTCCTCTCAGGCTTTTGGGGTTTTAAAagcttctctccttcctccttctccttcatCTTGAAGGTGTACTTTTTGTTGGGAATGGGATGGAAGACAGACTCATCGTCGCTAGAGTCACTGTCGTCTGCTCCAGGTGGAACTGGAGAGGGAGGTTGAACCCTGATGATGGGCTCTGCAAGGAGGTGCCGATCATGCTCCTCTTGGAGGTTCACCTCCATCATCTCTGTCTCAGCCTCTGAGGAGGCACAAGATCCCCTCTTATCAGGGTCAGAATGCTCTGCCTCTAAAGGCGGAGGGGGGGGAAACTCAATGTAAGCGACTCTTTTCTCTTTGTGTCGTTTCAGTGTTTCCTGATTTCGGTTGGAGGGTTCTGATGAGGCAGGCTTGGTTTTCTTTGGCAGAGACTCCTTGTAGACGAAGGTCTTTCCTTCGTCTTCTTCAGACTCCTCTGCTATTGGAATGGGCATTCCGGGCATGTATCCAATTACGGAATCTGGCGTTCTGGAGGCAAGGCTCACCTCCTCAGAACTTGGTGTCTCAGGAGTAACAGGACTTTTGCCAGAGCTGTCCATGAGAGTAACTTGCTCTAGAGTGTCATCCTCTGGGCTGCCTTGAGGAGATGGGGTCTGTTTTTGTTTAATGGTGTAACGCGCTCCCCGTGTCTCATGCACTGTTCGGCTCTCGTGACTCACTATCTTTTTGTATGTTCCCAGCTGCTCAGCTGTTTCTTTTTCGTATTTCTTGCCCACTTGGATGCTAACATAAACTGGCAAAGGTTTGATGTCTTTGAAACCCTCAATAACAATGTTTTCCAAGTACCCTACTTGATCGCTATCTATACCATTACACACTACAGTTGACTGACTACTATCAAAAGAATCAGATGATGTTTCTACTGATGAGCAGTTTGTGGATTTTCTGGATTCAGAGCCGCTGTGTAACCTATTTCTAGCTAAAGTAGGTATTTGTAACCCTGGCCTTTCACACAGTTTAACAGAGGTATCAAATTTTAATGAAGTGGATTGATGATTTTCTGAGAAACTAGATGGCATTCTAACAGGAATTTGCGATTCCGAGTTTTTTTTTAGACCACCGGTACTATTTGGGTTTTCTCGGACCACAAGCTCTGTGTAAATTATTTTCTTGGTTGTCTCATCTTTTTTGGCTATTCCATCTCTAAAACCCTGCTGTTCTCTTTGTGAATTGTGGTCTTTGTGAATTGACACTTGGGGTTGATAGTTTCCATTTCCATGACATTCCCAAGTTTTGAAGGACTTTTTTTCTTCCTGTTCATTTCCGTTTGTGCCGTGTTTAGGAGATGAGTAAATATACCTATTAGCACTGGGGCTTGGTCCACTAGATCCTCTTACCTCACTTTCTAGAACCTTCCTTGTACATCCTGGACTGTCTGGTGATTTGGGGATATTTGAGCCTGCAAAAACTTGATACACAGGCAGCTTACTTTCCAGGAGTTTTCTTACTGGGGGATTTGACGTGTGTCCCCATTGTGGACCCGTATCTTGCTTTTGAGCCTCTTGTTCAAAATGTAGCCTAACAGCGCTGACTTTGGAGGATGACATTTGAAAAGGTTTAGAGGCATCACCCACATTTCCCTGTGAGATGCCATCCCCTGGTTTTCTATTGTCATCCTTATATTGTAGCAGCACTCTCCTCTCTGGGCTGCTTGGTAAACTAGCACATTTTCTATCATTGGAGCCAAACCTGTCTCTGAAACGGTCTCTACATTCTTCACCACTGCCCCCATTCCTGTATGCTGATCTTTCAGGACTGCTGTGCGTAGAGCTAGGCCCTGATCGTGTTTCCCTAAAGTCGGACCTACGGGACTTCTTCTCAGGGGAAGAAAGCTCATCGTTCAGTTTCTCTGTCTTATCACGAAAAAACTGAGAGACTTCGCTAAGCTTTTCCTCTGCTTCCTTAACAGTTCTGTCTACTCTGTCTTCATATATCAGCTTTTCTCTATTCTTGCTCTGTCTGTCATCAGTGACACGCATCCAAACAGAGTGCTTTGGGCTGCCAGGTTCTGAGGAATACTGCAACAGTGTTAGTTTGTCAAAGTTATCGTCTACATTGGCAATTTGACCTGATTTGTCTGTGTTTGATGACTTCAAAATATATTCTTGCCTTGATCCACTAGACCTTCCCTGACTATAACAACTCCTATCTGGGGATTGAAAACGAGACCTGTCCCTTAAATACTCCTCAGTGTCAGAGTGAGACGAGTCTGGTTTCTCAGAGAGAAGCATTTTGTCGGCAAAGTTGTAAGACTCTCCTCTTAGTTCTGATGATTCATCATCATTATATTCCACAGAGTGCTGGCTGAGTAGCTTTAGGGTTTTGTACGAGTCGTCTGCCATGAGCTGTTCAGAGCTTGGATGACTATCATCTTCCTGTGTCATGGGCGTGTTTACTCTGGAAGACTCTAGGTAACAGGGGAGCGATTCTTCaggctcctcctctccctgtcgtGACATTCCACTGTTCCCTTGGTAGAAGTACATCTCCTTCTCTGGGCGATTTTTTGTCTCCCGGATGATGACCTCAGTTGGTTCAGTTTTGTTGCCCTTTTCAATGTGAACTTCAATTATTCTTTCAACTTTGGGTTTTGAGCTGATATCTTCAAGAACTCTCTGTGATGTGTCATCGTTGCCGGCCTTGTGCTCAAACAGTCCAGCAAGTTCTCTGGAGGGATCCCTGCCGGACTGGAAAGCTTTCATGATATCATGCACTGACATTGATTCTTCAATCCTCTCTGATGTATTCTCTTtactctggggtttgtggtacacCATTCGGGTGGTAGTTGTGATGTGGGTCTCTTCCTTAACTCGCATGCCCTTGCCCATCGAGTCATCGTCCGGGCTGATTTTCATCTGAAATGATTTTGTTTGGTCCACATTGGATGCATTCAGCCCTTTGGGCTCAGCATCAATGTATCTAACCTCCCTTGTATCCTCCGTCATTGGTTGCTTGTTATCTTCAGGAGACTCATAGCTCCTAATAACATGAACAACCTCAGTCCTTGTCTCCGTGATTACTGGTGGAATATCCTGGAAAAGCGTCTTGGGTCCCATGCCTTCTGCACTCTGTGGGGCAGATGGCGTCCTTTCACTCCTTGTCTCAAAGCCACTGTCTGAGAGGGGACTCTTGTCCTGGTCATGTGCGATGTCATCTGGAGATTCTAACATGGCATCAGGCCCAAATAGCACATCTGCTAGTTTACAGAGCTCCTTTTCTGAGGCAGAGGACCGCATGTTTGCGGGTGGCATTTTCAGCTTGTGCTCAGGTTTAAGCATACgtttctgtttctcctctccttctcgtCTAACCTCATCAGATCTATGCTTTACATCTGCAATTTTTGAGATAGAGCTACTGCCAATGTCATTTGTCAAGTAGTCTACTACCTTCGATAGATTGAAATCTCTGTCTGGTATAGTCTTAGTTTTGATTTGAGGGACCACTGTCTCATATCTTGGTGGATAACTCCAGTTGCTTTGCTGGGGATCCACTGGCACTTGTTTAGAGAACTGTACCTCGTCTGTTGTATTTGTTTTAAAAGCTGTCTTGTTAATCTTTGCCGTATCCTTGGTTAGGATCTCACTAACTTTGACCAGGTCCTGTTTCACTTTCTCTACAATTCTGTAAGGCTCCTCGTCCTCCATTCTAGCCTCTTTGGGGAAGTCAGACTGGAAACCTTTGGAGGCTGAACTTGGTTCTGTTTGCAAGATGTTAGACATCCGTATCAAGTCCTCTTTCATTTCTGCCACGTCCTTCAGTATCTCTTGGCTGGAGGACAGCGGGGATGAGGTGGTGGATTTTAGGGCAGCCGGGGACATGAATAAGGGGGATTTGACAGGTGACAGAGTTCTGGCAAAGGAAGACTGGGCTTGAGAGTTTGTCTCAGCAGGCATAGTTTTTCGAGGGGACAAGAGGGCAGCAGCTGACTTTGACACCTCAGGGAGCTTTTTAAATTGGGGTTCTGGCAAAACATTTATAATTGAATACACTGGGACAGTCATTGGGCTTGGTGGGTTTAGTGGGGACCGTAAAGAGGCATATAGGGAACTAGAGGCTGAGGATCTTATGGACTGGTAAGAGGATGACGCTGAGGAGGACATGGACTTGAGAGTGCCATATCCAGAGGCAGAGCAGGAATTGAACGTTTTTTCAACCTCGTCAAAGGCTGCATTTACGCTTGTTGTTGCTGCATTGGTGGTTGCCTGTATCCTCCCCTGTAAGCTGCTGGAGAGTAGGGATGTGGGGGAGGAGGAGCGGTACTTTGTAGGGGATACTGTTCCATTGATCAGAGCTGCAGCACTAGGAGGAGTGTTGGATTTAATTGGTgatgagagggaggaaaagagactCCTTGAGGGGCTTGAGGGGTCTGCACTGGACCGGACAGAGGAGAGGCCAGGAACAGTTTTTATAGGAGAGGACGATGTTGTTGTGCCAGTGCCCACAATGACACCCTTGAATGGAAGAGTTGAACTGTACATGTTCAGTGAGGATTTAGGGGAAGCAGGTGGCGTCATAGTGATTGATGACCTTTCTAGCAGACACCCTCCACCAGTGGTGATAGGAGAGGTTCTAGTAGACAATGCTGCCAGTCCCTTGATGGAAACATGGTCTGGAATGCTTCTGACTGGCGATGACTGGAGACTGGGGGTAACCTGAACTGGGTACTGGGCCTGCTGAACTACAGTCTTTATTGGGGATGAAATGGTCCTGTACGACCTGATGGGGGAAGCTATGTCGCTGACTGACTTGATGGAATGGGCCGGTGAGCCGCCTATGTTGGACTTGATGGGGGACGCTGAGGTGATGGACCACACAGACTTCAGTGGAGAGGCAGTGGGCGTGTTGGACGATGAACTGGAGTGGGAACCGAATCCAGACTTGGCTTGGCCAGGGACGGAGACAGGAACAGCCGACCACGCCTGATAAGATCTCGTTGAAAAGACAGGTTTGTGAGTGTAGCCAGTAGGCTGTGTTCTCGGCGAGCTCCGATCAGTTGTTTCTTGAATAACCAAACCAAAGATTTAACATAAATTCAACGGaaaataattgaaataataaaaacagagaaaccagagagagaaagTTGGAGTCAGTAAGGCCAATATTAATCAAAGCAGTAAGAATAATATAATTTATAAAACGTCAATTACTATCTAAACAAAGATATGGTGAAAAGTGATTGTTTAAGGTCAATGATCTGTCACAAAATAGAACAGATGCAAGATAACACACAATGAAGCATACGTGGCAACAAAATGcttgacataacagtgaagaagaAACCATttcaaacataccaagacaacaacacaaccattCTATTAACCATTGATGTGCTTTGTCTGTTTGCCGTTTTGCTGCAGTGCCTTTTATATGTTTGGTGCACACCATGGTCATATGTTTCCAATGCCAAAAATGACCCCACAATCCTTTTAGTATATTATTAGTGCAATAATTGTCTCAAGGGTTCACTTATTGATTGGTTCACAAGAAATGAATGCCCTGAACAATCACTAAGCCAATAAAAGTGAGGTGTTCTTCAAAAGAATGAAAACGCTACAAGATAATAATTATATTTGACATTTGGATGTTGCAATGCCAGTAGTTTTCACAAAAATGTTATGATACAAAAacaaggaaaatatatttcacaaaaTGGAGAGGGTCTGCAaagtatactaaacaaaaatataaatgcaacatgaaacaatttcaaagattttactgagttacagtttacataagaaaatcagtcaattgaaataaataaattaggccctaatctatggattttacatgacggGGCAGGGTTTCGTTCATGGGTGGGCCTTGGCGGGCATAGGCCCACATACTTGGCAGCCAGACCCACCCACTAGGGAGCCAAGCCCAGCAAATCAGAATTCATTTTtcaccacaaaagggctttattacagacaaaaatactccTCAGTACAACCCCCCACCGCCCCTCAGACGATCACACTATTtgagaagccagatgtggaggtcctgggctggcgtggttacacgtggtctgcggttgtgaggccggacggacacactgccaaattctctaaaacgacgttggaggcagcttatagtaaagaaatgaacattaaattctctggcaacagctctggtggacattcctgcagtcagcatgccaattacacgctccctcaaaacttgagacatctgtagcattgtgttgtgtgacaaaactgcacattttaaagtggccttttattgttcccagcacaaggtgcacctatgtaatgatcgtgccgtttaatcagcttcttgatatgccacacctgtcaggtggatggattatcttggcaaaggagaaatgctcactaacagggacgtaaacaaacttgtgcacaacatttgagagaaataagcttttgtgcgtatggaacatttcagggattttttttaaatatttcagctcatgaaacatgagaccaacactttacatgttgcatttatatattttttcagtgcATAAGACACCAAGCAAGGGTTGTCCGGGATGGATATGAATCATGACGTGTATGATGACAGTATGGAAAGTGCTCATAATTCTACACTATTGATATATGAATATATCATAAAGGTAATATCGTACACTGCATATGAAGTTGAATAACGTTATTGATATTTTGTATGAACTGAGGATTTATGAAAGTGAAGATGTTAAACTCACTCGCTGCAGGGTCGGTCAGATAGCTGTAGCGCTTACGCAAAGCTAAGGAGGCAAAGGTATGACGTCGGTCTGGTTTTTCagtctgcaacaacaaaaacaacaaaatatctTTTAACATAAAATAAAGATTGGATTTAAATGCCAAAAATGTATATTCCCTTTTTTGACATTACGGACAGAATTTCTCCCATTTTGTGATTTTGAAATCAAATCGAAATGATGCATTTTGCAGTGTGGGAGTCCATGTTGTTGAGGTAGTAGGCACTGCAAGCGATTGACTAAGAGATCCATGCTTTCCTCCGATTGGACAGATTGAGAGTGACCTTGGTGGCGCGATTTCAAGTGCATTAATCAATCTCATTTTGAAGAAACAC
Proteins encoded:
- the LOC110502535 gene encoding ankyrin-3 isoform X21, translated to MAHAASALKKNRDVDVNAIEDEKEKKRRIKKLASREQKRKSDSNASYLRAARAGNLEKALDYLKSGVEINICNQNGLNALHLASKEGHVEVVAELLKLEANVDAATKKGNTALHIASLAGQTEVVKELVTNGANVNAQSQNGFTPLYMAAQENHLEVVRFLLGHNSSQSMATEDGFTPLAVALQQGHDQVVSLLLENDTKGKVRLPALHIAARKDDTKAAALLLQNDHNADVESKMMVNRTTESGFTPLHIAAHYGNINVATLLLNRGAAVDFMARNDITPLHVASKRGNSNMVKLLLDRGSKIDGKTKDGLTPLHCGARSGHEQVVEILLDRGAPILSKTKNGLSPLHMATQGDHINCVQLLLQNDVPVDDVTNDYLTALHVAAHCGHYKVAKLIVDKKANPNAKALNGFTPLHIACKKNRVKVMELLLKHGASIQAVTESGLTPIHVAAFMGHDNIVNSLTHHGASPNTTNVRGETALHMAARAGQADVVRYLLQNGANVETKAKDDQTALHISSRLGKADIVQQLLQRGASANAATTSGYTPLHLAAREGHEDVAAMLLDQGASLSASTKKGFSPLHVAAKYGKMEVASLLLQKRAAPDAAGKNGYTPLHIAAKKNQMDIGTTLLEYGADTNAVTRQGISPVHLAAQEGSVDLVSLLLSKNANVNMGNKSGLTPLHLAAQEDKVNVAEVLLNQGADIDPETKMGYTPLHVACHYGNIKMANFLIQNQARVDGKTKNGYTPLHQAAQQGHTHIINLLLQHGASANQLTVNGNTALSIARRLGYISVVDTLMPLTDENLTSVTTTEKHKMNVPETMNEFLDMSEDEGEDAMTGDTDKYLRPQDLKELGDDSLPQEGYMGFSIGVRSASLRSFSSDRSNTLNRSSYARDSMTIEEILAPTKDTLQSVCKDLSYLVDPLNKHLAVTRDYDAECLRRYSWTPDTMDHSNTVSSPIHSGFLVSFMVDARGGSMRGSRSNGMRIIIPPRKCTAPTRITCRLAKRHKLAYPPPMVEGEGLVSRLVEVGPAGAQFLGPVIVEIPHFGSMRGKERELIVLRSDNGDTWKEHQYDCHPSDITDILNGMDEELDSNAELEKKRICRIITRDFPQYFAVVSRIKQESNHMGPEGGTLTSQTVPMVQASFPQGALTKKIRVGLQAQPVPDDMVRNLLGNRATFSPIVTVEPRRRKFHKPITMTIPVPPRSAEGHPSGHRGDSTPCLRLLCSITGGTSPAQWEDITGTTPLSFVTDCVSFTTNVSARFWLTDCHQTPETVSLASQLYRELICVPYLAKFVVFAKMNDPVESRLRCFCMTDDKVDKTLEQQENFEEVARSKDIEVLEGKPIHVDCYGNLSPLTKSGQQLIFNFFSFKENRLPFNVKVRDMGQEPCGRLSFLREPKTTKGLPQTAVCNLNITLPTHKKDMMESDPDDETEKPDRRHTFASLALRKRYSYLTDPAAKTTDRSSPRTQPTGYTHKPVFSTRSYQAWSAVPVSVPGQAKSGFGSHSSSSSNTPTASPLKSVWSITSASPIKSNIGGSPAHSIKSVSDIASPIRSYRTISSPIKTVVQQAQYPVQVTPSLQSSPVRSIPDHVSIKGLAALSTRTSPITTGGGCLLERSSITMTPPASPKSSLNMYSSTLPFKGVIVGTGTTTSSSPIKTVPGLSSVRSSADPSSPSRSLFSSLSSPIKSNTPPSAAALINGTVSPTKYRSSSPTSLLSSSLQGRIQATTNAATTSVNAAFDEVEKTFNSCSASGYGTLKSMSSSASSSYQSIRSSASSSLYASLRSPLNPPSPMTVPVYSIINVLPEPQFKKLPEVSKSAAALLSPRKTMPAETNSQAQSSFARTLSPVKSPLFMSPAALKSTTSSPLSSSQEILKDVAEMKEDLIRMSNILQTEPSSASKGFQSDFPKEARMEDEEPYRIVEKVKQDLVKVSEILTKDTAKINKTAFKTNTTDEVQFSKQVPVDPQQSNWSYPPRYETVVPQIKTKTIPDRDFNLSKVVDYLTNDIGSSSISKIADVKHRSDEVRREGEEKQKRMLKPEHKLKMPPANMRSSASEKELCKLADVLFGPDAMLESPDDIAHDQDKSPLSDSGFETRSERTPSAPQSAEGMGPKTLFQDIPPVITETRTEVVHVIRSYESPEDNKQPMTEDTREVRYIDAEPKGLNASNVDQTKSFQMKISPDDDSMGKGMRVKEETHITTTTRMVYHKPQSKENTSERIEESMSVHDIMKAFQSGRDPSRELAGLFEHKAGNDDTSQRVLEDISSKPKVERIIEVHIEKGNKTEPTEVIIRETKNRPEKEMYFYQGNSGMSRQGEEEPEESLPCYLESSRVNTPMTQEDDSHPSSEQLMADDSYKTLKLLSQHSVEYNDDESSELRGESYNFADKMLLSEKPDSSHSDTEEYLRDRSRFQSPDRSCYSQGRSSGSRQEYILKSSNTDKSGQIANVDDNFDKLTLLQYSSEPGSPKHSVWMRVTDDRQSKNREKLIYEDRVDRTVKEAEEKLSEVSQFFRDKTEKLNDELSSPEKKSRRSDFRETRSGPSSTHSSPERSAYRNGGSGEECRDRFRDRFGSNDRKCASLPSSPERRVLLQYKDDNRKPGDGISQGNVGDASKPFQMSSSKVSAVRLHFEQEAQKQDTGPQWGHTSNPPVRKLLESKLPVYQVFAGSNIPKSPDSPGCTRKVLESEVRGSSGPSPSANRYIYSSPKHGTNGNEQEEKKSFKTWECHGNGNYQPQVSIHKDHNSQREQQGFRDGIAKKDETTKKIIYTELVVRENPNSTGGLKKNSESQIPVRMPSSFSENHQSTSLKFDTSVKLCERPGLQIPTLARNRLHSGSESRKSTNCSSVETSSDSFDSSQSTVVCNGIDSDQVGYLENIVIEGFKDIKPLPVYVSIQVGKKYEKETAEQLGTYKKIVSHESRTVHETRGARYTIKQKQTPSPQGSPEDDTLEQVTLMDSSGKSPVTPETPSSEEVSLASRTPDSVIGYMPGMPIPIAEESEEDEGKTFVYKESLPKKTKPASSEPSNRNQETLKRHKEKRVAYIEFPPPPPLEAEHSDPDKRGSCASSEAETEMMEVNLQEEHDRHLLAEPIIRVQPPSPVPPGADDSDSSDDESVFHPIPNKKYTFKMKEKEEGEKLLKPQKPERNGNNKESGTNGVEKEEDVDLEKNGNDQSITDCSIATTAEFSHDTDATEIDSLDGYDLQDEDDGLSEQDPKTSSLSNDGKTCDRSFSQSKLEVIEEEKTPSEDGGDNGKANSDQNTGDEKDYTLEGRHPDRQGDRQDFADNYFRCQLEEELNSTFKTVATKGLDFDPWSSKGGEGEGVFDAKAREEDPKPFGLSVEDKSQATTPDTTPARTPTDESTPTSEPNPFPFHEGKMFEMTRSGAIDMSKRDFVEERLQFFQIGEHSSDGKSGDKGRGGKSPGVVTSQSKTGERGEGVKLETATESSTSAKCSPAQTGTDTGCTDAPSGDTVAETTSSFTITASKVDPKLRTPIKMGIAITVKKDSGDHTDYKAEMSESQMPEYISLENQSLGSQFSGYRDPKLSERRDYPAENCNNNNNLESSSVQANYIQCGSVVFNLQSSSEPTLQKASRIEALFCRDSLEVEENSVQAEQRQSEAIKEAEAKQQKSRLPVKAPGWSFHTQGTAIGKQKPKQVVKAEVRRRAEPVIAKVEPRSRIPIKDIKKSSTPSSPISVQVTTQSSRERVAIQFPSRLPIKDRSQVSSSGETSRENASEVCKRTIEYFKGISGETLKLANRLSDDEKKTQGEQSEEDSTSRSTSLSDPSQPSRSSRSGRGSRAEAGALSVRAKVDRASGSERSRRSRRTGGKEGSQVAGPRAPPVAEIKPSPQSPCERTDLRMAIVADHLGLSWTELAREMNFSVDEINHIRVENPNSLTAQSFMLLKKWVSRDGKNATTDALTGVLTKVNRMDIVTLLEGPIFDYGNISGTRSFADDNAVYLDQADDYHCILAQLQSPAQLHSDPSFTELYSEPPTLTIDPEPSPVQLKPDPPIFILTQSESWADHMEPDSSTRSPSRPYELSLYIPTLDFDPTATTNTGMAEGDQVLIVEEEKKEVDISLQQMSFASPEQCEVEKEVKKQVSFFSSSLSSPSSPWQAQQDSRQAGAEEVVKGDGEEVVEAGEMVENGDKVVEEGDNKMVLEGGKERENGAEVAEEGAKVVKEGDNKMVLEGGKEPENGAEALGEQGVSGSTEEKDGDENEMTEDKLKSLLEDIHLEEGSEEEEGEEMTEAKVQEILSQVKQAEKDMCSLPGWHSETFSVNVEPPTPGRSVSSDLLDRQENSQENSSDSATSSSRGEPGRSRHNGDHTELPPHDGSLPLSQDSANRRAGHGKEEGVLVSEKKVQQRFSESGTDEEQTVTTRVFRRRVILKGEQAKNIPGESVTEEQFTDEDGNIITRKVIRKVIRRVSMPDDQGGDRGRWDRGDLWPCPFSLEEELEQGDGAKSRRKEERLGEKKLHS